Proteins co-encoded in one Coriobacterium glomerans PW2 genomic window:
- the whiA gene encoding DNA-binding protein WhiA — protein sequence MSFTAEVRDELSRCEPACGYCDLATLAALARVCGTLTYAGPGRYRLQVATETGAVARTMIGLTHKILKLRTEFTVRRSVLHKVRNYLITLPDQPDLEKALVLLGILDRSGSLVRGIPRHVVSRPCCRIAYIRGALIAGGFVADPRGGFHLEIAVQGEAYARALAELIGTEGIRPRVNRRRSALAVYIKSADDIRRLLLDVGARRSVAAIEDARAMKSVKNEVNRRVNAELANQSRSAGAAQHQLGLIERVDEMGLRDTLPRALRVFCDLREAHPDLSLRDLGNLADPPLSKSALYHRITRLERLLEQT from the coding sequence ATGTCGTTCACGGCGGAGGTGAGAGACGAGCTGTCGCGCTGCGAGCCGGCGTGCGGCTACTGCGATCTCGCGACGCTCGCCGCGCTCGCTCGCGTGTGCGGCACGCTCACCTACGCGGGTCCGGGCCGCTATCGCCTGCAGGTGGCGACCGAGACCGGCGCGGTCGCCCGCACGATGATCGGGCTCACCCACAAGATCTTGAAGCTCAGAACCGAGTTCACGGTGCGTCGGTCAGTTCTGCACAAGGTGAGGAACTACTTGATCACCCTGCCAGACCAGCCGGACCTCGAGAAGGCTCTCGTGCTGCTGGGCATTCTCGATCGCTCCGGGAGTCTCGTTCGCGGCATTCCCAGACATGTCGTCTCCCGGCCCTGCTGCCGGATCGCCTACATCCGCGGGGCGCTGATCGCGGGCGGGTTCGTGGCGGATCCGCGCGGGGGCTTCCATCTCGAGATCGCCGTTCAGGGCGAGGCCTACGCCCGCGCGCTGGCCGAGCTCATAGGGACCGAAGGCATCCGACCAAGGGTGAACCGGCGCCGCTCCGCCCTCGCCGTCTACATCAAGAGCGCCGATGACATCCGACGGCTGCTGCTCGACGTCGGGGCCAGGCGCAGCGTTGCCGCCATCGAGGACGCGCGGGCGATGAAGTCGGTCAAAAACGAGGTGAACCGTCGCGTCAACGCCGAGCTCGCCAACCAATCGAGAAGCGCCGGCGCCGCTCAGCATCAGCTCGGTCTCATCGAGCGGGTCGATGAGATGGGGCTGCGCGACACGCTGCCGCGCGCCCTGCGCGTCTTCTGCGATCTGCGCGAGGCGCATCCGGATCTCTCTTTGCGAGATCTGGGGAACCTCGCCGACCCGCCGCTGTCGAAGTCGGCGCTCTATCATAGGATCACCCGGCTCGAACGGCTGCTCGAGCAGACGTGA
- the gpmI gene encoding 2,3-bisphosphoglycerate-independent phosphoglycerate mutase: MTQRHLPALLVIMDGFGVADPGDANAVSQARTPYLDSLFETCPHTTLGASGEDVGLPAGQMGNSEVGHLNIGAGRIVFQELSRINNAVRDGSIFENEVFVKTMDDLAASGRTLHLFGLISPGGVHSMQAHGEAIARMAAERGVARVRFHCFLDGRDVDPQSGAGYVGELVDFLAELSERTECDARIASVSGRYWAMDRDNRWERIERAYDVITAADGADVDPVRSIRDFYARDPRGDEFVEPFATRNEGVSDGDAIIFFNFRPDRAREMTRAFTEKSFSGFERKIVPHLSHFVTITEYDPTFDVEVAFPKSFPDEVLADVIAEAGLRQLHTAETEKYAHVTFFLNGGREEPKPGEERVLVASPKVATYDLKPEMSAPEVTDRLVEAIRDHRADFYIVNYANCDMVGHTGVTDAAIAAVEAVDASVARIIPAILEAGGFALITADHGNADHMYDTDEGGARHPFTAHTTNRVPFIVVDKAAHLTGIEDGRLSDIAPTLLTLAGLEPSAPMTGRVLAREE, translated from the coding sequence ATGACACAACGTCATCTTCCGGCGCTTCTCGTGATCATGGACGGTTTCGGCGTCGCCGATCCCGGCGACGCCAACGCCGTCTCCCAAGCGAGAACGCCCTATCTCGATTCGCTGTTCGAGACCTGCCCGCACACCACGCTCGGAGCCTCCGGCGAGGATGTCGGCCTGCCCGCGGGGCAGATGGGCAACTCCGAGGTCGGCCATCTGAACATCGGAGCCGGCCGCATCGTGTTCCAGGAGCTCTCGCGCATCAACAACGCAGTGCGCGACGGTTCGATCTTTGAAAACGAGGTGTTCGTCAAGACGATGGACGATCTCGCCGCGTCCGGGCGAACCCTGCATCTGTTCGGCCTCATCTCGCCGGGCGGGGTCCATTCCATGCAGGCCCACGGCGAGGCGATCGCGCGCATGGCCGCCGAGCGCGGTGTGGCGCGCGTGCGCTTCCACTGCTTTTTGGATGGACGCGACGTCGATCCGCAGTCGGGTGCCGGTTACGTGGGCGAACTCGTCGACTTTTTGGCTGAGCTCTCCGAGCGCACCGAGTGCGATGCGCGCATCGCCTCGGTCTCCGGGCGTTACTGGGCGATGGACCGGGATAACCGCTGGGAGCGCATCGAGCGCGCCTACGACGTGATCACCGCAGCTGATGGTGCGGATGTCGATCCGGTGCGCAGCATTCGCGATTTCTACGCGCGCGACCCGCGCGGCGATGAGTTCGTCGAGCCCTTCGCCACCCGCAACGAGGGCGTTTCCGATGGCGACGCCATCATCTTCTTCAATTTCCGGCCGGATCGCGCCCGCGAGATGACCCGTGCCTTCACCGAGAAGAGCTTCTCGGGCTTCGAGCGCAAGATTGTGCCGCATCTGTCTCACTTCGTGACGATCACGGAGTACGATCCGACGTTCGACGTCGAGGTGGCCTTCCCGAAGAGCTTTCCCGACGAGGTGCTCGCCGACGTGATCGCCGAGGCCGGACTGAGGCAGCTTCACACGGCGGAGACCGAGAAGTACGCCCATGTCACGTTCTTCCTGAACGGGGGTCGAGAGGAGCCCAAGCCCGGCGAGGAGCGCGTGCTCGTCGCGAGTCCCAAGGTCGCGACCTACGACCTCAAACCCGAGATGAGCGCGCCCGAGGTCACCGATCGGCTCGTCGAGGCCATTCGCGATCATCGCGCGGATTTCTATATCGTCAACTACGCCAACTGCGACATGGTCGGCCACACCGGCGTGACCGACGCCGCGATCGCCGCAGTCGAGGCAGTGGACGCCTCTGTCGCGCGCATCATCCCGGCGATCCTCGAGGCGGGCGGCTTCGCGCTCATCACGGCAGACCATGGCAACGCGGATCACATGTACGATACGGATGAGGGCGGCGCGCGGCATCCCTTCACAGCCCACACCACGAATCGCGTGCCCTTCATCGTGGTCGACAAGGCGGCGCACCTCACCGGCATCGAGGACGGCCGGCTCTCAGATATCGCACCGACGCTGCTCACCCTCGCCGGTCTCGAACCGTCCGCGCCCATGACCGGGCGCGTGCTCGCGCGCGAGGAATAG
- a CDS encoding gluconeogenesis factor YvcK family protein produces the protein MSSRAALPSDPAARPLRVVSIGGGTGQPNLICALRALPCAIEAIVAMADDGRSTGILRERSGVLPPGDVRKCLSALASDPGAPLARAFAHRFGYLDNHALGNLVLAALCEEGATFTEAVCACEQLLDCVGRVHPSTTDDVHLIGRTVDGRVVRGQAALSHGSCALETVWLDSKARAHAPAVAAIMAADLVVLGPGSLFTSIIPNLLVDGIATALRATPAMKAFICPKVDMQGETWGMDGDECLAALERHGMAGAIDIAVFHRSADAAGSATRTFRALVGRLAEPIASPSDAANLDGGPSRTSVPARHDAFPFRDVALTGDAERRVRARVPWVAVRDFSCARSRSIHDPSALGACILEVMNRCRSRRR, from the coding sequence ATGTCTTCGAGAGCCGCGCTGCCGTCCGATCCCGCCGCGCGCCCCCTGAGGGTCGTCTCCATCGGCGGCGGGACGGGCCAGCCCAACCTCATCTGCGCCCTGCGCGCGCTGCCATGCGCCATCGAGGCGATCGTCGCTATGGCCGATGACGGCCGCTCGACCGGAATCCTGCGCGAGCGCTCAGGCGTGCTTCCTCCCGGCGACGTGCGCAAGTGCCTCTCCGCTCTGGCTTCAGACCCCGGCGCCCCCCTTGCGCGGGCCTTCGCTCACCGCTTCGGATACCTTGACAACCACGCTTTGGGCAATCTCGTGCTCGCGGCTCTGTGCGAGGAGGGCGCGACGTTCACCGAAGCCGTCTGCGCATGCGAGCAGCTGCTGGACTGCGTGGGGAGGGTGCATCCCTCGACGACCGACGACGTCCATCTCATCGGTCGCACGGTGGACGGCCGCGTGGTGCGCGGGCAGGCGGCGCTGTCCCATGGCTCGTGCGCGCTCGAGACGGTCTGGCTCGATTCGAAGGCTCGCGCGCACGCGCCGGCGGTCGCGGCGATCATGGCGGCCGATCTCGTCGTGCTCGGTCCCGGTTCCCTGTTCACCTCGATCATCCCCAATCTGCTCGTCGATGGCATCGCCACCGCCCTGCGGGCCACACCGGCCATGAAGGCGTTCATCTGCCCCAAGGTCGACATGCAAGGAGAGACTTGGGGAATGGACGGAGATGAGTGCTTGGCCGCGCTCGAGCGACACGGCATGGCCGGTGCCATCGACATCGCGGTGTTCCATCGCTCCGCAGATGCGGCGGGATCTGCCACGCGAACCTTCCGGGCCCTCGTCGGTCGCCTCGCCGAGCCGATCGCGTCGCCGAGCGACGCGGCCAACCTCGATGGCGGACCCTCGAGAACTTCGGTTCCGGCGCGACACGACGCGTTTCCCTTTCGGGATGTCGCGCTCACGGGCGATGCCGAGCGCCGCGTGCGCGCCCGCGTACCCTGGGTCGCGGTGCGCGATTTCTCCTGCGCACGGTCCCGCTCGATCCACGACCCCTCGGCGCTGGGCGCCTGCATCCTCGAGGTGATGAACAGATGTCGTTCACGGCGGAGGTGA
- the rapZ gene encoding RNase adapter RapZ — MTQQEAARTAEAVDRVPDIVIITGMAGSGRTQAMHVFEDMGYFCIDNLPPRLVRQLAELVGINAGIGRHLAVTCDLRSQGLFDELLDVIDTLEHHEMSCQVVFLEASDEVLIRRYSENRRRHPLATRGETTADAIQRERTQLASIRDKADMIIDTSRLRTQALRTKLRQAFSELTDQQLMEVQVFSFGFKHGMPVEADIMIDVRFLPNPFYDPTMRAMTGLDEKVASYVLEHPKTVDFLKAWYQLLDAVMPGYIAEGKPQLSIAIGCTGGQHRSVAIAEATARYLERQQYRVSISHRDLPRAPVAG, encoded by the coding sequence GTGACACAGCAGGAAGCCGCACGGACCGCCGAGGCGGTCGACCGCGTCCCCGATATCGTCATCATCACCGGCATGGCCGGATCGGGCCGCACGCAGGCCATGCACGTCTTCGAGGACATGGGCTACTTCTGCATCGACAACCTGCCGCCGCGCCTTGTTCGGCAGCTCGCCGAGCTCGTCGGCATCAACGCCGGTATCGGCCGTCATCTCGCCGTCACCTGCGATCTGCGCAGCCAGGGTCTCTTCGATGAGCTGCTCGACGTCATCGATACGCTCGAGCATCACGAAATGAGCTGCCAGGTGGTTTTTCTCGAGGCGAGCGACGAGGTCCTTATCCGCCGCTACAGCGAGAATCGCCGTCGGCATCCGCTCGCCACGCGCGGCGAGACCACGGCCGATGCGATCCAGCGGGAGCGCACCCAGCTCGCGAGCATCCGCGACAAGGCGGACATGATCATCGACACGAGCCGGCTGCGCACCCAGGCGCTGCGCACGAAGCTGCGTCAGGCCTTCTCCGAGCTCACGGACCAGCAGCTCATGGAGGTGCAGGTCTTCTCATTCGGATTCAAGCACGGTATGCCCGTCGAGGCCGACATCATGATCGACGTGCGCTTCTTACCCAATCCCTTCTATGACCCCACGATGCGCGCCATGACCGGGCTCGACGAGAAGGTCGCCTCCTATGTTCTGGAACATCCCAAGACCGTGGACTTCCTGAAAGCGTGGTACCAGCTGCTCGATGCCGTCATGCCCGGCTACATAGCCGAGGGCAAGCCGCAGCTGTCCATCGCGATCGGCTGCACCGGCGGCCAGCACCGAAGCGTCGCGATCGCCGAGGCGACGGCGCGCTACCTCGAGCGCCAGCAGTACCGCGTCTCCATCTCTCACCGCGACCTCCCGCGGGCGCCGGTGGCGGGCTGA
- a CDS encoding phosphoglycerate kinase, producing the protein MAFTKKTVRDIDVDGKRVLMRVDFNVPLKDGVVTDDTRVRAAIPTIEYLVEHHARIVLMSHLGRPKGDGPEPALSLRPAADKLRELTGFDVAFVDDTYGTKAKAAVDALEPGKILVLENVRFDKREKSNDPEIAKILSSYGDVFVLDAFGTAHRAQGSVVGPAAYLPAVAGFLLEKEVDTLTSIFAEPARPFVAIVGGSKVSSKIGVLDHLIDAADTLIIGGGMAYTFFMAKGCTVGTSLKEEDWVERAAEMLKRAESKGVKILLPLDNVVADHFGEDATGEVVDSDKIPDDRMGMDIGPETEKLYARAIAAAKTVFWNGPMGVFEMDQFAHGTEAVAEAVASNTACTSIIGGGDSVAAVNKFGLADKMSWISTGGGASMELVEGKALPGVEALEDAK; encoded by the coding sequence ATGGCTTTTACGAAGAAGACCGTTCGCGACATCGATGTCGACGGCAAGCGCGTTCTCATGCGCGTCGACTTCAACGTCCCGCTCAAAGACGGCGTCGTCACCGATGACACGCGCGTGCGCGCGGCCATCCCGACCATCGAGTACCTGGTCGAGCATCATGCGCGCATCGTGCTCATGAGCCATCTGGGCCGCCCGAAGGGCGACGGACCGGAGCCCGCGCTCTCGCTCAGGCCCGCTGCGGACAAGCTGCGCGAGCTCACCGGCTTCGATGTCGCGTTCGTCGACGACACCTACGGCACGAAGGCCAAGGCCGCCGTCGACGCGCTTGAGCCCGGCAAGATTCTCGTGCTCGAGAACGTGCGCTTCGACAAGCGCGAGAAGAGCAACGATCCGGAGATCGCCAAGATCCTGTCGTCCTACGGCGACGTCTTCGTGCTCGACGCCTTCGGCACCGCCCATCGCGCGCAGGGCTCGGTCGTGGGACCCGCCGCCTATCTGCCCGCCGTGGCGGGCTTCCTGCTCGAGAAGGAAGTCGATACGCTGACCTCGATCTTCGCGGAACCCGCACGGCCGTTCGTCGCCATCGTCGGCGGCTCGAAGGTCTCCTCCAAGATCGGTGTGCTCGATCATCTGATCGATGCCGCGGACACCCTCATCATCGGCGGTGGCATGGCCTACACGTTCTTCATGGCGAAGGGCTGCACCGTCGGAACCTCGCTCAAGGAGGAGGACTGGGTCGAGCGCGCCGCGGAGATGCTGAAGCGCGCCGAGAGCAAGGGCGTCAAGATCCTGTTGCCGCTCGACAACGTCGTTGCGGATCACTTCGGCGAGGACGCGACCGGCGAGGTCGTCGACTCCGACAAGATCCCCGATGACCGGATGGGCATGGACATCGGCCCCGAGACCGAGAAGCTCTACGCCCGCGCCATCGCCGCAGCCAAGACCGTGTTCTGGAACGGCCCGATGGGCGTGTTCGAGATGGATCAGTTCGCGCATGGCACCGAGGCGGTCGCCGAGGCGGTCGCGTCCAACACCGCGTGCACCTCGATCATCGGCGGCGGCGATTCGGTCGCCGCGGTCAACAAATTCGGTCTTGCCGACAAGATGAGCTGGATCTCCACGGGCGGCGGCGCCTCGATGGAGCTCGTCGAGGGCAAGGCCCTTCCCGGAGTGGAGGCGCTCGAGGATGCAAAGTAG
- the tpiA gene encoding triose-phosphate isomerase: protein MQSRRTRLIAGNWKMNNGIGEAAVLASRLGELVGTAPEGVEVLVCPPTIDLSVVADKIEGTDIRLGAQNCYWEKSGAYTGETAPGMIRGVGALYCIIGHSERREYFGETDADEMRKARALIDAGITPVFCCGESESVRESGSQVAFVCDQIKAGLAGIELARADQLVVAYEPIWAIGTGKTATAADAQEVCGAIRKTLAELFGEQIAEGVRVLYGGSAKPGNIAEFLAERDVDGALVGGASLVAEDFAAMVARAGEHLA from the coding sequence ATGCAAAGTAGACGCACCCGGCTCATCGCCGGCAACTGGAAGATGAACAACGGCATCGGCGAGGCCGCGGTGCTCGCCTCTCGGCTCGGCGAGCTCGTCGGGACCGCACCGGAGGGCGTCGAGGTGCTCGTGTGCCCGCCGACCATCGACCTGAGCGTCGTGGCCGACAAGATCGAGGGCACCGACATCAGGCTCGGCGCCCAGAACTGCTACTGGGAAAAATCCGGCGCCTACACCGGCGAGACGGCACCGGGGATGATCCGCGGCGTCGGCGCGCTCTACTGCATCATCGGCCATTCGGAGCGTCGGGAGTACTTCGGCGAGACCGACGCCGATGAGATGCGCAAGGCCCGCGCCCTGATCGACGCCGGCATCACGCCGGTGTTCTGCTGCGGGGAGTCCGAATCGGTCCGCGAGTCGGGCTCGCAGGTCGCGTTCGTGTGCGACCAGATCAAAGCGGGTCTGGCCGGCATCGAGCTCGCCCGCGCCGACCAGCTGGTTGTCGCCTACGAACCCATCTGGGCCATCGGCACCGGCAAGACCGCGACGGCCGCCGACGCCCAGGAGGTCTGCGGCGCGATCCGCAAGACCCTCGCTGAGCTGTTCGGCGAGCAGATCGCCGAGGGGGTCCGCGTGCTCTACGGCGGCTCGGCCAAGCCCGGCAACATCGCCGAGTTCCTGGCGGAGCGAGACGTCGACGGCGCACTCGTCGGAGGCGCTTCGCTTGTTGCCGAGGACTTCGCGGCCATGGTCGCACGAGCGGGGGAGCATCTGGCATGA
- the gap gene encoding type I glyceraldehyde-3-phosphate dehydrogenase, translated as MAVKVAINGFGRIGRLAFRQMFGHEGSEIVAINDLTDPKMLAHLLKYDSTQGNYSCDHTVEAGEGSITVDGKTIKIYKEPDAKNLPWGKLDVDVVLECTGFYTSKAKSQAHIDAGAKKVVISAPAGNDLPTIVYNVNHDILTADDNIISAASCTTNCLAPMAKALNDFTPIQTAIMCTIHAYTGDQMLLDGPHRKGDLRRARAAAVNIVPNSTGAAKAIGLVIPELKGKLIGAAQRVPVPTGSTTLLFSVVKSASELTAEKINEAMHRASDPETFGCTDDPIVSSDIVGMTFGSLFDTTQTLVNKIEGANDLYEVQTVAWYDNENSYTSQMVRTIKYFEKFV; from the coding sequence ATGGCAGTAAAGGTTGCAATCAACGGGTTCGGCCGCATCGGCCGTCTCGCGTTCCGTCAGATGTTCGGGCATGAGGGCTCCGAGATCGTCGCCATCAACGACCTCACCGATCCCAAGATGCTCGCGCACCTGCTCAAGTATGACTCGACGCAGGGCAACTACTCATGCGATCACACGGTCGAGGCCGGCGAGGGCTCGATCACGGTCGATGGCAAGACCATTAAAATCTACAAGGAGCCCGATGCGAAGAACCTGCCTTGGGGCAAGCTCGATGTCGACGTCGTGCTCGAGTGCACGGGCTTCTACACGTCCAAGGCCAAGTCTCAGGCGCACATCGACGCCGGTGCCAAGAAGGTCGTCATCTCCGCTCCGGCCGGCAACGATCTGCCGACGATCGTCTACAACGTCAACCACGACATTCTGACCGCCGATGACAACATCATCTCGGCCGCGTCGTGCACCACGAACTGCCTGGCGCCCATGGCCAAGGCCCTGAACGACTTCACGCCCATCCAGACCGCCATCATGTGCACCATCCACGCCTACACCGGCGATCAGATGCTGCTCGACGGCCCGCACCGCAAGGGCGATCTGCGCCGTGCCCGTGCCGCCGCCGTGAACATCGTCCCCAACTCGACCGGTGCCGCAAAGGCCATCGGCCTGGTCATCCCCGAGCTGAAGGGCAAGCTCATCGGCGCCGCTCAGCGCGTTCCGGTTCCCACGGGCTCCACCACGCTGCTGTTCTCCGTCGTCAAGTCGGCCAGTGAGCTGACAGCCGAGAAGATCAACGAGGCCATGCATCGCGCGTCCGACCCTGAGACGTTCGGCTGCACCGATGATCCGATCGTGTCCTCCGACATCGTGGGAATGACGTTCGGCTCGCTGTTCGACACCACCCAGACGCTCGTCAACAAGATCGAGGGCGCAAACGATCTCTACGAGGTCCAGACCGTCGCCTGGTATGACAACGAGAACTCCTACACCTCTCAGATGGTGCGCACCATCAAATACTTCGAGAAGTTCGTGTAG
- a CDS encoding glycosyltransferase family 2 protein, with amino-acid sequence MHMISVVVPCYNEVESLPIFVTELERVIRSMRDEFGVSFELIFVDDGSQDATLSSIKMNAARLSGISRVRWLSFSRNFGKEAAIFAGLERSSGDFVATIDADLQDPPSLLFDMYSMLQDNEFDNVAARRANRDGEPTIRSLFARSFYRIFNRISNTDVVDGARDFRLMRRSMVDAVLSLRERNRFSKGIFGWVGFKTRWIPYVNARRVAGETKWSFISLVLYSIDGIMAFSTAPLFISSIAGIILCFAAIFGALFIVVKTFLWGEPVAGWPSLACIVTLLGGLQLLCLGIMGQYLAKTYLETKNRPLYIVKESGTEEEDDIADSESSQAE; translated from the coding sequence ATGCATATGATTTCCGTTGTCGTCCCATGCTATAACGAGGTCGAGAGCCTCCCGATTTTTGTCACCGAGCTGGAACGGGTCATACGTAGCATGCGCGACGAGTTCGGAGTCTCTTTTGAACTGATCTTCGTAGATGACGGCTCTCAAGACGCTACGTTGTCATCGATCAAGATGAACGCGGCGCGCCTTTCCGGCATCTCTCGAGTTCGCTGGCTGTCCTTCTCTCGCAACTTTGGGAAGGAGGCGGCTATCTTCGCCGGGCTTGAGCGATCCTCCGGCGACTTTGTGGCGACTATCGATGCGGATCTGCAAGACCCCCCTTCGCTTCTCTTCGACATGTACTCGATGTTGCAAGACAATGAATTTGACAACGTGGCTGCCCGCAGAGCGAATCGAGATGGCGAGCCAACCATTCGCTCTCTGTTCGCACGGAGCTTCTATCGGATCTTCAATAGGATCTCAAACACGGATGTGGTGGACGGTGCCCGAGACTTTCGTCTCATGAGGCGATCCATGGTGGACGCTGTCCTCTCGCTGAGGGAGCGCAACCGGTTCTCTAAGGGAATCTTCGGATGGGTTGGGTTCAAAACGAGATGGATTCCCTACGTTAACGCGCGCCGTGTCGCCGGGGAGACAAAATGGAGCTTTATCTCCCTGGTGCTGTACTCCATCGATGGAATAATGGCTTTTTCCACCGCGCCGCTGTTCATATCTTCAATCGCAGGCATTATTCTGTGCTTCGCAGCTATCTTCGGCGCCCTCTTCATCGTGGTGAAGACATTTCTTTGGGGGGAACCTGTAGCCGGCTGGCCCTCGCTGGCATGTATCGTCACCCTTTTGGGGGGTCTCCAACTACTCTGCCTGGGAATCATGGGACAGTATCTCGCCAAGACCTATCTCGAGACCAAAAACCGTCCTCTTTACATCGTCAAGGAGTCCGGAACTGAGGAAGAAGACGATATCGCTGACAGCGAATCGTCTCAAGCCGAGTGA